In a single window of the Pyramidobacter porci genome:
- a CDS encoding bifunctional metallophosphatase/5'-nucleotidase, producing MEKSRKYLFGGLAALTAAFVLLLVVGRTQNVKVKAESQDAVVLYTNDVHCGIDGYSKLAAYRRQMIEAGYETAVVDAGDFIQGEMTGSLTKGADIVALMNAVPYDLAVPGNHEFDYGTANFLALVQKSATFPVLSANFEDLRTHKPVLPPYKILTLGGRQVAFVGVCTPSTYTSSTPKYFEDEKGRQIYGFGEKDFVAKVQAAVDRARQEGAEIVVLLAHLGINGINEGWRSIDVIARTRGIDAVIDGHSHEAFAGEIYKNADGKDVHYSQTGSKFMFFGAMTLAKDGSIRTELIHPGDVDEKKSEASQKAYADVQPLIDRCHEKVAYLNEKLGVAEVPLAIDDPRTGRRRVRMGECNMGDFVADAYRAVLGAQIAVVNGGGVRASVGGPDVTRLDLMNVNPWNNPTCVVELPGQTLLDLLEFSCRHLPDEENGGFLQVSGISFEVDPSLKSPVKIDGKGVFAGVDETMPRRVRNARVDGELLRPEAAYAVASSKYVLLEGGDGNGALAGAKVLKADGLPSDAECLIKYFTENLRGTVKMEKYGNPLGSGRITIAE from the coding sequence ATGGAAAAGTCGCGGAAGTATTTGTTCGGCGGTTTGGCGGCGCTGACGGCCGCCTTCGTGCTGTTGCTCGTGGTCGGACGCACCCAGAACGTCAAGGTCAAGGCGGAGTCGCAGGACGCCGTCGTGCTCTACACGAACGACGTTCACTGCGGCATCGACGGCTACTCGAAGCTGGCGGCCTATCGCCGGCAGATGATCGAGGCCGGTTACGAGACGGCCGTCGTCGACGCCGGCGATTTCATCCAGGGCGAGATGACCGGCTCTCTGACCAAGGGGGCCGACATCGTTGCGCTGATGAACGCCGTCCCCTACGATCTGGCGGTGCCGGGCAATCATGAGTTCGACTACGGAACGGCGAACTTTCTCGCGCTCGTGCAGAAGTCGGCCACGTTCCCCGTGCTGAGCGCCAACTTCGAGGACCTGCGCACGCACAAGCCGGTGCTGCCGCCCTACAAGATCCTGACGCTGGGCGGTCGTCAGGTTGCTTTTGTCGGCGTCTGCACGCCCTCGACCTACACCTCGTCGACGCCCAAATACTTTGAAGACGAAAAAGGCCGGCAGATCTACGGCTTCGGCGAAAAGGACTTCGTCGCCAAAGTTCAGGCGGCCGTGGATCGCGCGCGCCAAGAGGGCGCCGAGATCGTCGTCCTGCTGGCGCACCTCGGCATCAACGGCATCAACGAAGGCTGGCGCTCCATCGACGTGATCGCCCGGACCCGCGGCATCGACGCCGTAATCGACGGCCATTCCCACGAGGCTTTCGCCGGCGAAATCTACAAGAATGCCGACGGCAAGGACGTGCATTACAGCCAGACCGGCAGCAAGTTCATGTTCTTCGGCGCCATGACGCTGGCCAAAGACGGCTCCATCCGCACCGAGCTGATCCACCCCGGCGACGTCGACGAGAAAAAGAGCGAGGCTTCGCAGAAAGCGTACGCCGACGTGCAGCCCCTGATCGACCGATGCCACGAAAAGGTCGCTTATCTGAACGAAAAGCTCGGCGTCGCCGAAGTGCCGCTGGCGATCGACGACCCTCGCACCGGCAGGCGCCGCGTGCGTATGGGCGAGTGCAACATGGGAGATTTCGTGGCCGACGCCTACCGCGCCGTGCTTGGCGCCCAAATCGCCGTCGTCAACGGCGGCGGTGTGCGCGCTTCCGTCGGCGGCCCCGACGTGACCCGTCTTGACCTGATGAACGTCAACCCCTGGAACAATCCCACCTGCGTCGTCGAGCTGCCGGGACAGACGCTGCTCGACCTGCTCGAGTTCAGCTGCCGCCACCTGCCCGATGAGGAAAACGGCGGATTCTTGCAGGTTTCCGGTATAAGTTTCGAGGTCGATCCGTCCTTGAAGAGCCCCGTCAAAATTGACGGCAAGGGCGTCTTCGCGGGCGTCGACGAGACGATGCCGCGCCGCGTGCGCAACGCGCGCGTGGACGGCGAACTGCTGCGCCCCGAGGCCGCTTACGCCGTAGCCAGCTCGAAATACGTGCTGCTCGAAGGCGGCGACGGCAACGGCGCGCTTGCGGGCGCCAAAGTTCTGAAGGCCGACGGCTTGCCTAGCGACGCCGAGTGCCTGATCAAATACTTCACGGAAAATCTGCGCGGCACAGTGAAGATGGAGAAGTACGGCAATCCGCTCGGCAGCGGCCGGATCACGATCGCCGAATAA
- a CDS encoding arsenate reductase family protein yields MNLFLCYDRCSTCKKAEQWLKNNGVPYEKRFIADDRPTAAELRAWHEKSGLPVRRFFNTSGMLYRSLNVKERLPGMSDQEAYELLATDGMLVKRPLLVTPEAVLPGFKEADWSKALKR; encoded by the coding sequence ATGAATCTTTTTCTGTGTTACGACAGATGCAGCACATGCAAAAAGGCCGAACAGTGGCTGAAAAACAACGGCGTCCCCTACGAAAAGCGCTTCATCGCGGACGATCGCCCCACGGCCGCCGAACTGCGCGCGTGGCACGAAAAAAGCGGTCTGCCCGTGCGGCGCTTTTTCAACACAAGCGGAATGCTCTATCGTTCGCTGAACGTCAAGGAGCGCCTGCCCGGCATGTCCGACCAGGAAGCGTATGAGCTTCTGGCCACAGACGGAATGCTCGTCAAGCGTCCTCTGCTGGTTACGCCTGAAGCGGTGCTGCCCGGATTCAAAGAAGCCGACTGGAGCAAGGCCCTGAAAAGGTAA